The Pyrus communis chromosome 12, drPyrComm1.1, whole genome shotgun sequence genomic sequence tcattttgtttttgcttttcatTGATGATGACACGTAGATAAATAAATTAGTGAGTATCACCGTTACCTGGGGtaatgagcaaaaatattccctGATTATATCCATTATATGTGATATATCTTGGATTTGGCCTGTCAAACATGTGATTTAGGTCACCTAACACACGCCTCTTGAGGAATCAAATATCTGATATTTcacacaattcaaatttgaggaaAATCTGCGTGAGAATGTTTCCATTCTCAGTTTCCAGTTCAGCCGCCGGTCTTAGCTTTGGCCAAGGCCGTGGCAGTCCCCTtcggttttctttttctgtgtTTTCCCCTTTATATCTCAGCCCTTGTGCCTCAATTTAGTCTGCTTCTTGCCCCGATCGGAAAACTTGGTTTCCCGATCTCCATTTTCCCACTGTATTTCCCCTACCATGCATCCACTCTTttcatcttctctctctcccatctGGGTTCGCTTTCTCTTGACTTCACCTTGGACTCGATCTGCTCCGACCTTGTTCCGCCGTACTCTACGGCTTTATCAGAAGGTGCGTAGAGCTTTGGCTCGGGTGTTCGCACCACCATCTTCCACCTGCGTGTCGTTCTCGGCACTGTTGTCAGTGGTTCCACTGGCTTCCTTCCTAGGTTTCTACCATTGGTGGCGGCGGATTGGTTTTGTGTGGAGTTCGACTGAGGACGACGACGTCTGCTTCTCTTTTTGTTGTTGGGGCTTGGTTGGTTTTCACCTCTGGTGCATGATGGGTTGCTGGTTCGTGGTCGCCGGAGCATGCTTTGGCGGTGGCTGGGGAACCTGGCGGCTAGGgtttttagtatttttctttttctgtgttTTTTACCAGGCTCAACTCTCGGGTTGGGTTGTTCTTGTGGTGGCCaccttttgtttgtgtttttgggcctttgttttgtacgtacgTTGTTGGTAATGCAAGTTTACCTTtcatcgaaaaaaaaaataaaaaataaaaaatggcgCCTCTTGCCTTTTTGCTTTCCCAATTGTACAGAATTGCTTCTGCACTTTTGCACACAAAGAAATTGTCCCCTTAATTTTAGAACTGGTTAAAAATTGGGATTTTCTAAGCTTCGATTCAGAGCTAAATTATTCTATCCCTAGAGAGAACATAGTTGTGGCATTTGGATTGAGTTTGAacactttttttctctttctgtaAACTCTTATTCTGGCATTTAGaataagtaaattaaaaaagaatcaaGGAACCATAATGAACAGGAATGtgttgaatgaaaaataattaaaagccctAAGTTTGAGACAACGTTGTTTAAAGAGTTTGCACACTTGTTTTCTCCTTCTGtaaattcttatttatttctaGCATTTGAATTgagtaaattaaaaaagaatcaagaaacaaaaatgaacaaGAATGTGTTGAATGAAAAAACAAACGTGTGAAGATCATTTTCCTAACAAAATTTTCTCTATCCATGAAAAAGTTGTACTTGGAGATCTAATCCAATATAAACAATAAGGAGATGTTATAAAGAGTTCAAATTCTGTTTGTATATTGTTTCTGCGTTGGTACGTATTGTGCTTATAATAAAGCCAGGTTCTTTGTAGATTTGGTCAAAAGTCAAGTATCAGACAAAAAAACATACAAGTAGAACATCTTCTTTTACTTTTAAACCTCTTAATTCACGGCCTTAGCCTTAGCTGACGCTTAATCATAGTTCTAATCTTTGACTTAGCTACATAGTTTGTAGAGATTCACAAacctaatttttctttattaattaagaaaaagaagGCTTATCTTCCACACCAAGTACAAACCAAACTACAGTCTATTAAAATATAAGCAAACTCTAGCCTCTTGCtagaattaatatgtatataaaaacgaaattaataaTCTGCATGACGTCTAACAGTTTGACCAACGTGCAGAACATTTATCTGAATAGACCATTATTAACTTTaggaaaatgattttcacactACTGTTAATTTTGGTCGTTTGATCTTCTTTACTTTTAATCCAATGgcaagaaaatggaaaagagTGTGCAAGGAGAGAACATGGGGTGTGAAAATCAAGTCCCTAATTTTAAGCTAAGGTAACGCAGATTTGCACCTTGAGTCGGAAACTGATCTGGTTGCTTGCCTAGCTATGTGTATTAGCAACAACATTAACCATTTGAAAGAAATAGTTAGCATGAACACTTGAGACAGATGACATTTGCAACTATGTGAAAACAATTTTGATCTGTGTATTCATCCAACACCATcaataaattaccaaattataaGATCTTTGATCATTAATATCTAAAAAGTACTAATAGAGTTGTGGCTTCTATAATTTTATCTGCTATCACTTGTATTCTGCAGAATACCGAGGTTCTACGTACGTAGAGGACTATTCCCTAGGAGACATCTCTAGTAGTCTAGTTGAGCTAGCTTTAATTTGGGTAGAATcattttttaaagattttcGCAAGGGAAGTTCGATTCCTGACATTTAATACCTTGAAAGAAACTGAATTTTTGGCACTATTGCATACACCTTTCTACTGTCTAATAGTAATAACTAGTTTCTTGCTTATCAtttcccatcattttttttaactttatttattGCTAGTTGGAATTTTTTATAGCTGTTGTCTTACATCTTGTAGGCGGAGAATATTCGTGAGACGATTGAAGATGTTGGATTCCAAGCCACGTTGATCAATGATGAGGGAAATGAGAAGTCCATATTGATATGCAGAATTCGGATAAAGGGAATGACTTGCACTTCTTGTTCTACTACTGTTGAATCCGCTTTACAGGCAGTTCATGGTGTACAAAAAGCCCAAGTTGCCTTAGCAACTGAAGAAGCAGATGTTCACTATGATCCAAAGGTTGTGAGCTACAACCAGCTGTTGCAAACCATTGAAGACACTGGATTCGAAGGTATACTTATTACTGCAGGGGAAGACATGAGCCGGATAGAGCTTGAAGTTGATGGTGTAAGGACGGATCGCTCAATGAGAATACTTGGACAGTCTCTTCAAGCACTCCCTGGTGTGCAAACTATAGACTTCGATTCTGAAATCAAGAAAATCTCTGTTTCTTACAAATCAGATATGACAGGGCCAAGAAGTTTCATTAATGTGATTGAAACAACCGGGTCCAGGCGTTTCAAGGCAAAGATTTTTCCAGGAGGTGAAGCAGGAAGAGATAGTCATAGAAAGGAGGAAATTAAGCAGTATTTTGGAGTCTTTCTGTGGAGTTTGGTTTTCACTATTCCGGTGTTTTTAACCTCCATGGTGTTCATGTATATTCCTGGAATTAAGCATGGCCTAGAAACTAAAATAGTGAATAATCTCATGATTGGGGAGCTCATGAGGTGGATTCTGGCCACTCCGGTGCAATTCATTATAGGCCGGAGGTTCTATACTGGGGCGTACAAATCACTACTCCATGGTTCTGCAAATATGGACGTGCTCATTGCATTAGGAACAAATGCAGCCTATTTTTATTCAGTCTACTCGGTAGTGAGAGCTGCTACCGCTCCAGATTTTATGGGTACTGATTTCTTCGAGACTAGTGCCATGCTtatttcattcattcttcttggAAAGTACCTAGAGGTATTAGCTAAGGGGAAGACATCAGATGCCATTGCCAAACTGATGGACTTGGCACCTGAAACAGCAACATTATTGACACTAGACGAAGAAGGAATTGTGATAAATGAAGAGGAAATTGATAGTAGGTTGATACAAAAGAATGATATCCTTAAAATTATTCCTGGGGCGAAAGTAGCTTCGGATGGTTATGTTACATGGGGGCAAAGCCATGTTAATGAGAGTATGATAACGGGCGAAGCACGACCAGTCGCAAAAAGAAAGGGTGATTCAGTCATTGGAGGTACTTTGAATGAGAACGGTGTCCTACATATCAAGGCAACTACGGTTGGTGCAGAAAGTTCCCTTTCTCAAATTGTACGGCTTGTTGAGTCAGCTCAGATGGCCAAAGCTCCTGTACAGAAATTTGCTGACCGCATTTCCAAATACTTTGTGCCACTGGTAAGAATTATAACATGATTAATTACTCAAGTTCTTTAAGGATTTGTTTTGGTTCAACTGAAAGGATACAGGAGGCTTTTTCTTAAAATGTGGTTTTAAGTTGCAGGTGATCCTACTTTCATTCTTGACCTGGCTTTCGTGGTTTTTGGCTGGAAGATACCATGGCTACCCTGAATCTTGGATAccatcttccatggatagcttTGAGCTTTCTCTCCAGTTTGGAATCTCTGTCATGGTTATAGCATGCCCTTGTGCTTTAGGCCTAGCAACTCCCACAGCTGTCATGGTTGGAACCGGAGTAGGTGCATCTCAAGGTGTATTGATCAAAGGAGGCCAAGCATTAGAAAGTGCACATAAGGTTAGGAAGTGGCATCCTTATAGCAGTTTGATGCTTTCTATAATATTGATATTGGCAGTTTTGTGCATTGGGGCAGTATAAGAGAAATTATTATGCAATTTAATGATCAAGTGTAACTATAGATTTGATTGATGATGTTTTAGGTGAACTGCATTGTGTTCGACAAGACAGGGACTCTCACAATTGGAAAGCCAGTGGTTGTTAACACACGACTCCTGAAAAATATGGTGCTGCGAGAATTCTATGAACTTATTGCTGCAGCTGAGGTCGGTTTTAACATATAAAACACGTCTGTAGTATTTTTAGAAATTCATGAAGAGTTTTTTTATATGTTCATTATTATCCACAATGATTGGAAGTTTCACTATtttttatgatatatatatCAGGTGAACAGTGAACACCCGTTGGCTAAGGCCATTGTTGAGAACGCCAAAAAGTTCAGAGAAGACGAAGAGAATCCTGCCTGGCCAGAAGCAAAAGACTTTGAATCCATTACTGGTCATGGGGTGAAGGCCATTGTTAGGAACAAGGAAATAATTGTTGGCAACAAGAGCTTGATGGTGGAGCGTAACATTGCGGTTCCAAAAGATGCAGAAGAGATACTTGCAGAAGCTGAAGGACTCGCTCAAACTGGGATTTTAATAGCTATAGATGGAAAAATAGCTGGAGTTCTGTCCATATCTGATCCACTGAAACCAGGTGCTCAAGAAGTAATTTCCATACTGAAGTCTATGAAAATTAGAAGCATAATGGTGACAGGAGACAATTTGGGAACTGCAAATTCTATCGCTAATGAAGTTGGAATTGAGACCGTTATAGCAGAAGCCAAACCCGATCAGAAAGCAGAGAAAGTGAAGGACTTGCAGGTACATATAATGAAACTTTGTTAATTTGTTACAAACTACAAGAGTATGTTCTTAACCTCATGCGCACTGCATGCACGTTACGTAATTTCAATGTTCACAGGATAATTCCGGCTACATTGTGGCAATGGTGGGAGATGGAATCAATGACTCACCAGCACTTGTGGCAGCGGATGTAGGAATGGCAATTGGTGCAGGAACAGACATTGCCATTGAGGCAGCTGACATTGTTCTAATGAAAAGCAACTTGGAGGATGTGATAACTGCGATTCACCTTTCTAGGAAAACTTTCACCCGTATCCGTTTGAACTACATTTGGGCTTTGGGATATAACGTTCTTGGCATTCCAATAGCTGCAGGAGCCCTTTTCCCATCTACTGGATTTCGTTTACCACCATGGATTGCTGGAGCTGCAATGGCTGCTTCTTCTGTCAGCGTTGTTTGCTGCTCTCTGCTGTTGAAGAATTATAAGAGGCCGAAGGTTCTGGACAACTTGGAGATACGCGGAATAAGTATTGAGTGATTGATTAGGAGCTTTTTAATTCTGTTGTGAGTACGCGTGTAGGACTCAAGTTCGAGTAATTTGAGTAGTGGTTTGGCTGCAGTAGCAAATATGTAATAATGCAGGTTGTTTACATATGTTCTGTATATATAAACCTATACGGGTGCAAGTTTCGTTAGAACACATGACATGCATTTGCAGTGTTGTTGTCGTAATTGATGGATGCTTGAAGCAAAATTTACTCCGGAGCATCAGTCAATGAAAACAAATAACTACAAGGTCGTGACTGAAATATGCAACCTCATCTAATGAAATTCACAGCTGCATGTTATGGCGCATTCTAAAATTTTGAAGTAGAGGCACGTGTTGCAATTCTTTTGACAATATCTGGATGCAAAGTACAAACACCTTTCAAAGATACACAATTTAACTTTTAGCGTAGTTCCCAAAAGTTTCCTTTTGATAGGATTGGAGATAGGCTTACCTTGGAAGATAGAAAAGTTAGGATAGGGCACAGACTCGTGGCACCGTTTTTTTAACACTACttttaacacatatttttgTGAGGCCCACTTCGTAATACATTTCAATGATCCGAAACGTCTATCTTTTAGATCTTTCttcaaagatcatgtctaccaaaaattACTCAAATCTGAAACCATATGACGTAAAAGATAAATGCTGCCAAAGTAGTGTGTTGGGTTGAGAGGCATGCCCTTCATCTTGGCTTGGGAGACGATGCCATATAAAAGTGAGGATAGGGCACAGACTCGTGGCACCGTTTTTTTAACACTACttttaacacatatttttgTGAGGCCCAC encodes the following:
- the LOC137711102 gene encoding probable copper-transporting ATPase HMA5 translates to MATKFLALCNRNESRGDLSPRPHYPSMPKYPKGVAGEETSLAAAAEAKALFSVMGMTCSACAGSVEKAVKRLPGIREAVVDVLNNRAQVMFFPNFVSAENIRETIEDVGFQATLINDEGNEKSILICRIRIKGMTCTSCSTTVESALQAVHGVQKAQVALATEEADVHYDPKVVSYNQLLQTIEDTGFEGILITAGEDMSRIELEVDGVRTDRSMRILGQSLQALPGVQTIDFDSEIKKISVSYKSDMTGPRSFINVIETTGSRRFKAKIFPGGEAGRDSHRKEEIKQYFGVFLWSLVFTIPVFLTSMVFMYIPGIKHGLETKIVNNLMIGELMRWILATPVQFIIGRRFYTGAYKSLLHGSANMDVLIALGTNAAYFYSVYSVVRAATAPDFMGTDFFETSAMLISFILLGKYLEVLAKGKTSDAIAKLMDLAPETATLLTLDEEGIVINEEEIDSRLIQKNDILKIIPGAKVASDGYVTWGQSHVNESMITGEARPVAKRKGDSVIGGTLNENGVLHIKATTVGAESSLSQIVRLVESAQMAKAPVQKFADRISKYFVPLVILLSFLTWLSWFLAGRYHGYPESWIPSSMDSFELSLQFGISVMVIACPCALGLATPTAVMVGTGVGASQGVLIKGGQALESAHKVNCIVFDKTGTLTIGKPVVVNTRLLKNMVLREFYELIAAAEVNSEHPLAKAIVENAKKFREDEENPAWPEAKDFESITGHGVKAIVRNKEIIVGNKSLMVERNIAVPKDAEEILAEAEGLAQTGILIAIDGKIAGVLSISDPLKPGAQEVISILKSMKIRSIMVTGDNLGTANSIANEVGIETVIAEAKPDQKAEKVKDLQDNSGYIVAMVGDGINDSPALVAADVGMAIGAGTDIAIEAADIVLMKSNLEDVITAIHLSRKTFTRIRLNYIWALGYNVLGIPIAAGALFPSTGFRLPPWIAGAAMAASSVSVVCCSLLLKNYKRPKVLDNLEIRGISIE